A single window of Paenibacillus sp. SYP-B4298 DNA harbors:
- a CDS encoding carbohydrate ABC transporter permease, with protein MYYKSKGYKLFSIANYIFLGLLSLLCILPLVHILAVSFSSMAPASANLVGFWPIGFTTDAYVKTFGNSNFLNSLMISAQRTILATVIGMAIVLVTAFPLSKEDSMFKGRSIYTWFFVFTILFSGGLIPSYILIQKIGLMDTIWALILPGALSVWNVILMMNFFRGLPKELEEASYLDGAGQFKTLVLVFIPLSLPAIATLSLFTMVYHWNSWFDGMIYMSDIKDYPLASLLQTIIVQQDLSKINVDPSMLENISQRTVRAAQIFIGALPILLVYPFLQRFFVKGLVIGAVKG; from the coding sequence GTGTATTACAAATCCAAGGGATATAAATTGTTCAGCATCGCGAACTATATTTTTCTCGGCTTGCTGTCTCTGCTCTGTATTTTGCCGCTTGTCCACATATTGGCGGTCTCGTTCAGCAGCATGGCGCCAGCCTCCGCGAATCTGGTCGGCTTCTGGCCGATCGGGTTCACAACAGATGCCTATGTGAAGACATTCGGCAATTCCAACTTTCTGAATTCACTCATGATTTCTGCCCAGCGTACCATTCTGGCTACGGTGATCGGGATGGCGATCGTGCTCGTTACCGCCTTCCCCTTATCGAAGGAGGATAGCATGTTCAAGGGGCGCTCCATCTATACCTGGTTTTTTGTATTCACCATCCTGTTCAGCGGGGGCTTGATTCCGAGCTACATCCTGATTCAGAAGATCGGCCTGATGGACACCATCTGGGCGCTGATCCTCCCCGGAGCCCTGTCGGTATGGAACGTCATCTTGATGATGAATTTCTTCCGCGGTCTGCCTAAGGAGCTGGAGGAGGCATCCTATCTGGACGGAGCCGGACAGTTCAAAACCTTAGTGCTGGTGTTCATCCCGCTGTCGCTGCCGGCGATTGCGACGCTGTCCCTGTTCACCATGGTGTACCATTGGAACTCCTGGTTTGACGGGATGATCTATATGTCGGACATCAAGGATTACCCGCTAGCCTCCCTGCTTCAGACGATTATCGTTCAGCAGGATTTGAGCAAGATCAATGTAGATCCGAGCATGCTGGAGAACATCTCGCAGCGCACGGTGCGGGCAGCGCAGATCTTTATTGGCGCGCTTCCGATTTTGCTCGTGTACCCATTTTTACAGCGTTTCTTTGTGAAGGGCTTAGTTATTGGTGCAGTAAAAGGATAA
- a CDS encoding sensor histidine kinase: MLTRLNVFTKISLLFVLLLLFVLSLYTYSNLESVRVIEQEIQTNTTNRLLTFSESVESNLYQLSLYGMTIGQDSSIQEYQRPDYKDSAYERARLSSAILEKMNLYNAASKWHSTITLFFPRMNKVLSNDYYTSIPYRDDEFIQPFSKSWFYDDDSFVWYTTEPTTAMSDPTKARLITRISFPVKHLTTLLDQNKLNNNGDPFLFHPKLGLISNSTADAALTTRLTEQLQLERLDDKGGFRAKVGSTEYFVSYIKSGSLDWYYVDYVPMQQILKPITSSRNLFYASVAVLVVMSAIVLFALYRSVQLPLLQLVRGTNRLSTGDFSVRLNYSASKEFNLVFVRFNIMAQRIQELIENVYEEKLRRREATLKQLQSQINPHFLYNCLFYIKNMARLKNEQAVVAMALNLGEYFRYITRSENDCATVREELKLITNYLEIQSLRLERLNFSIEVPDELLDKTIPRLTLQPIVENAILHGLEPKEEDGQLRIYAECQDNSYTIYIEDSGVGMSREQLEQMRFNLRKPLDENMGCGTWNVHQRMSYLFGEESGLVYSQSSLGGVKVAVTWQDNTKE, from the coding sequence GTGCTTACCCGCCTCAATGTGTTTACGAAAATTTCGCTGTTGTTCGTGCTGCTGCTTCTGTTCGTGCTGTCTCTGTACACCTACTCCAACCTGGAGAGTGTCCGTGTCATCGAGCAGGAGATTCAGACCAATACGACGAATCGCCTCCTGACCTTCTCTGAGTCGGTGGAGTCGAATCTGTATCAACTGTCGCTCTATGGCATGACGATCGGGCAGGATTCCAGCATTCAGGAATATCAACGCCCTGATTACAAGGATAGTGCGTATGAGCGTGCCCGGTTAAGCAGCGCCATATTGGAAAAGATGAACCTGTACAATGCAGCCAGCAAGTGGCATTCTACAATCACGTTGTTTTTTCCGCGGATGAATAAAGTGCTCTCCAACGATTATTACACGTCTATCCCCTACCGGGACGACGAGTTCATCCAGCCGTTCTCCAAGTCATGGTTCTATGACGATGACAGCTTCGTCTGGTACACTACTGAGCCAACAACAGCGATGAGCGACCCGACCAAGGCTCGTCTCATTACTCGCATCAGCTTTCCGGTGAAGCATCTGACGACGCTGCTTGATCAGAACAAGCTGAACAATAACGGCGACCCTTTTCTATTTCATCCGAAGCTTGGGTTAATCAGCAACAGCACGGCCGATGCGGCGTTGACCACCCGGTTAACCGAGCAACTGCAGCTGGAGCGGTTGGACGACAAGGGCGGCTTCCGCGCCAAGGTGGGCTCGACGGAATACTTCGTATCCTATATCAAGTCAGGCAGCCTGGATTGGTATTATGTGGACTATGTGCCGATGCAGCAGATACTCAAGCCGATTACGAGCAGTCGCAATCTGTTCTATGCGTCTGTCGCTGTTCTCGTCGTCATGAGTGCGATTGTGCTGTTCGCGCTGTATCGCAGCGTCCAGCTTCCGCTGCTGCAGCTTGTACGGGGAACCAACCGCCTGTCTACAGGAGATTTCTCCGTGCGCCTGAACTATTCGGCGAGCAAGGAGTTCAATCTGGTGTTCGTCCGCTTCAACATCATGGCTCAGCGCATCCAGGAGCTGATCGAGAATGTATACGAGGAGAAGCTAAGGCGACGCGAGGCGACGCTGAAGCAGTTGCAATCGCAGATTAATCCGCATTTTCTCTATAACTGTCTGTTCTATATTAAAAATATGGCCCGCTTGAAAAATGAGCAGGCGGTCGTCGCCATGGCACTGAATCTGGGCGAATATTTCCGCTATATTACGCGATCGGAGAATGATTGTGCGACGGTGCGCGAGGAGCTGAAGCTGATCACGAATTATCTGGAGATTCAGTCGCTTCGCCTGGAGCGGTTGAATTTCTCGATTGAGGTTCCCGATGAGCTATTGGATAAGACGATTCCACGGCTCACCCTGCAGCCGATCGTAGAGAATGCGATCCTGCATGGCCTGGAGCCGAAGGAGGAGGACGGCCAGCTCCGAATCTATGCGGAGTGCCAGGACAACAGCTATACGATCTATATCGAGGATAGCGGTGTCGGCATGTCCCGGGAGCAACTGGAGCAGATGAGGTTCAATCTGCGCAAGCCTCTGGATGAGAATATGGGCTGCGGAACCTGGAATGTCCATCAACGGATGAGCTATCTGTTTGGCGAGGAATCGGGTCTTGTGTATAGCCAGTCCTCGCTGGGCGGCGTCAAAGTCGCCGTCACATGGCAAGACAATACCAAGGAGTAG
- a CDS encoding ABC transporter permease produces MEDVGVKGHSVEQKSNPRRSLAAKQRWNIRRNWPLHMMLIPAVVLAIVFQYVPMAGIVIAFQDFKPYLGFTGSKWVGLDNFRFLFLYPDVGQVIWNTLVIAGFKIVAGLVAPLTFAVLLNEVRLMVFKRVTQTLVYLPHFMSWVILGGILLDILSPQGGLVNQLIVAFGGQPIFFLGDGTWFRVTLIVSDVWKEFGFGTIVFLASLSAINPALYEAAEVDGANRLKQTLHITLPALMPITIVLMTLSLGNILNAGFDQVFNLYNSLVYDKGDIIDTFVYRMGIQNGKMSFATTVGLFKSIVGTVLIITSYRLAYKLANYRVF; encoded by the coding sequence ATGGAGGATGTTGGGGTGAAAGGTCATAGTGTAGAACAAAAGAGCAACCCTAGACGATCTCTTGCTGCCAAACAGCGCTGGAACATTCGTCGCAACTGGCCGTTGCACATGATGCTTATTCCGGCAGTCGTACTGGCGATTGTGTTTCAGTATGTGCCGATGGCTGGTATCGTCATTGCTTTTCAGGATTTCAAGCCGTATCTAGGCTTCACGGGGTCCAAATGGGTGGGACTGGACAACTTCCGTTTCTTGTTTCTGTACCCGGATGTAGGTCAGGTGATCTGGAATACACTCGTCATTGCAGGCTTCAAAATTGTAGCCGGGCTGGTCGCGCCATTAACCTTTGCCGTGCTGCTCAATGAGGTGCGTCTGATGGTATTCAAGCGTGTAACCCAGACGCTGGTGTACCTGCCTCACTTTATGTCATGGGTTATTCTCGGGGGCATCCTGCTCGATATTCTCTCTCCGCAGGGCGGCCTGGTCAATCAGCTCATCGTGGCGTTTGGCGGACAACCGATCTTCTTCCTCGGTGACGGAACCTGGTTCCGGGTGACGCTGATTGTCAGCGACGTGTGGAAGGAATTCGGCTTCGGAACGATCGTGTTCCTGGCTTCCCTGTCTGCCATCAATCCGGCGCTGTATGAAGCGGCTGAGGTGGACGGCGCTAATCGCTTGAAGCAGACACTGCACATCACACTGCCGGCGCTCATGCCGATTACGATTGTACTGATGACACTCTCGCTTGGCAATATTCTGAATGCAGGCTTCGACCAGGTGTTCAATCTGTACAATTCACTCGTATACGATAAGGGCGACATTATTGATACCTTCGTCTACCGGATGGGGATTCAGAATGGCAAGATGAGCTTTGCAACGACGGTCGGACTGTTCAAGTCCATCGTGGGCACGGTTCTAATCATAACCTCGTACAGGCTTGCCTACAAGCTGGCTAATTACCGGGTGTTCTAG